Within Oreochromis aureus strain Israel breed Guangdong linkage group 19, ZZ_aureus, whole genome shotgun sequence, the genomic segment CACACTCTCAATACAACCATAACAGACAACACCTGcacataatacacacacacactccagttGTCCAATTTCTTGAAATTTGCTAAGTTTTTAGAATTGCCTTTTTGGTGCAAACCTTCCCCCCAGTTGGTTCATTCAGGATTTTTCATCCAGGAACAGGAACAAATTATGtctttttgtgacaggctgatGATTACAAAGTGCCAAAAGATACAATTAAAACagtttctttgctaagttgtctgttatgtgtagacataaCACTGgtccatttcttctttttatgcttgaatgattcccAGGTCAATGTTATATGCGTAACACAAAACTTAGAAGAACATCTGGATCCTTGGTAgcaaaactgaaagaaatggtGGTTGAGGCCTTCATTTTGAACAGCAGTGTATGTCTCTGTATAAGCTCTGCAATGGAATTACCATCAGTATGTATGTACATGtctattaatttatttatttgttatttgcgggagatataaaaaaacaaaacaaaacaaaacttaatttaTGAAGAATGCCCAGGTTTTGGGGTACTGACCTGAAAAATCTGACTTCTTCTTTTCAGGCATCTTAAATTTTTGATTTAATAGCTTTAAATTTAAAGTAAGGTATTCGAAATTTCATCTTACAAAAAAGTAAGTGGAAATgttgaaaagtttaaattttGAGAAACGTAACTTGaaattattttcttcttcttcttcttcttcttagtagtagtagtagtagtagtagtattagtagtagtattagtattattattagtagtagtagtagtagtagtatgtGTTTATGTTAATTTTATGCGTCTTAGTgaactttgtttaaaaatgttatagTATAATGTATAATGGAAGTGAAAtccactttgtgtgtgtttacctggaactgttaaaagttgaaactatttttatttttatctatttatttactaGTTTATTTTCAGCCAGAAAATAAACCTGTGGACAttttccacaaattatacaatTTTTAACAGCTCTGTCCTGTccattattagttttaattataatttttaacctttaaaactgtaatTATTGTTTATACACCGCTGTGTATAAACACATCGccgtttttgacattttaagcaGGCATCAAGTCTGCCACCTAACCGCGGTGAGAACGGCCCAACGGGGAGGCGGCCTCCTTAGCCCCGCCTCCTCCATAAACCAGGAAGATAACCTCACCGAAACCCGTCTTGGTAACGTGAAAACGTCCCTGTGTGCCGGAGAAAAGCAGTAGCAGCAGACAGACTTCCAGCTGAGTTACATCGACAGGAAGATAAAAAGCAAATTTCTAGATTGAACCCCAGCTGCGTTGCTTTTAACCGAACATAGCAGCCTTTTTAGCTCGGTTAGTTAGCTTGTTTGCTACCTTTAATAGAGACTCTTGGAGAGCTTGCGCAAGACGCCTTAgtaaatcaattttaaatcgcCGTTAACATCTCACCATGGGATCCAGAGCGTCCAGGTTACTCCGAGAAGAGGAAATTGAAGAAATTAAGAAGGAAACTGGCTGTAAGTTGAGCTCAGAGTTGAGAGTTTAGTCCTTGTGTGAAGACGAAACCTCTTGGAAATTAGCTAGTTGATTTCTGTACTCTCATATTTAGATGTCTTTGGCTGACTGCTTTTTCTGATTGAGGCTGTAACTCTCTATATTTTGCTAGTGTAATCGATTGCATTATATCGGTGAGGGGTTATTGTGGATTGAGTTGTGTATCAGCTATCTTTGGCTCATCTGATAGTCAAAAATCTTTGTCGCCGCAGTTTCCCACAGTCAGATCACTCGCCTGTATAGCCGTTTCACCAGCCTGGATAAAGGGGAAAACGGCACCCTCAGGtgagcaaaaacataaacaggagCCCCAACCTGCACcttatttgttttgttccttTACCAGTACACACTACAAGGACTCCGTAGGTCACCTATGCAGTTAAGTTTTCTGGTTGACTTGAAAGTGagtcataaaaaaaacacacctccAAGGGTATTTAAATTGAGAAAATCGTACAGTGTGTAGTGTTTTACTAATTTGGCTTCTCTGAATGTGGtatttatattaataaattAGGTCTAAGACAAAGTGTTGTGCTGAGATAAAGGTGGGCAATGTGAGATCTGTCTCTCATTTCAGTGATGAAATCATGTAATAAATCTTTCTCCTGTCACTGACTATTcatctggttcagattctgttAACTGATAGGTGAAGAGACTGGTAATCATTAAGCAGCTAAAATTTTAATTTGACGGCCCTTTCGTTATTTGAAAATGATTCCTTGAAGGGGAAAGGGCAGTCAGTTTCTCAAGGGCAGATGAAACCCCCCATGCACACACTCTGTTTGGTTTCATTCAACTTAGATATATGAAAGATGTTGTGTTTACACATAATAAGTTCCTggctgtactttttttttttcttgctcaaGTGCTTCCAGTCACAGTAGAAGTCACGTTTGTTCAGTGTGACTTCCTTATCGTTTCATTAGTTTTCACAACAGTGAGATTTCACAGATCTGTTTCTAGTCCAACCAACTGGAGTAAGAAACATTTTCAGTGTGTAACAAATCTGTACAATgtttttaacaatttttttttgttggttttataAACAAATGTTGATTTATGTCAGATTTTTGCATTCATCACATGACCTCATGCGTTTTGCTATGTGTCATGTCTTAGTAAAGCTCATCAACTCTCCGTATAAGACTGGTGGTGAATTGTTAGGTTAAAATGAACAGTTAAAACATACTGAGTTTAGAATTGAACTGTGATCACGTCTCCTTATTTTTACAGTCGAGAAGATTTCCAGAGAATCCCCGAGTTGGCCATCAACCCTCTGGGAGATAGAATCATCAATGCATTCTTTCCTGAGGGGTGAGTAGTCTGTGTTAATGCTCTGCAGTAGTTTGGAAAGCTTGTTTTTGCACTACTATAAAATTGAGTCACCAGCACCATCGCCACAAAGCTGGACCAGGCTGTAATGCCTTTCAGTTGTGGTTTCCTGACTGCAGACTGGAGAAGCTCAGTCCTTACTGCCAAGTCTGTGTGGAAGTAAATCAAATGGGGTTTTGAGTTGTATACTTGACAGTTATTTGGATGTTTTCATCACTGTGGGAGgggaaaaaaccaacaacaaaaaaacatatgtctttaaatatatcattaaaatcCTAAAAGGTCACATGTGTAGGCGTTGTAATTGCAGCTCTGTCTTTTAATGGTTTCAGACGGATTCTGGTTTCTCTGGTTTtggcctgtttgttttttgttttttttttaaacttgagaaTAGATGTAGAAACCATTCAAATCTGCACAGTGGTGTTAGGTTACTAGCTCATTGTGGTGCCCACAATACGCATTTGAGCACAAAGGTAATCTGACTGAACTTTCCAGAGAGCTATAGTAAATATTTCGTGCTTGTGATTTTTAGAGAGGACCAGGTAAATTTCCGGGGTTTCATGCGGACCCTAGCTCACTTCAGACCCATCGAAGACAACGAGAAGAACAAGAACCCTTCAGCTACTGAGCCCCTGAACAGCAGGACAAACAAGCTGCTCTGTGAGTATTGGGGTGGAACTGGTATCATCTTAGCGTGGGTTTAAGAGTATCTGACTTacctgtttctttcttttcagttGCTTTCCGTCTGTATGACCTGGACAGAGATGACAAAATCTCCCGAGATGAGCTCCTGCAGGTGAGTGGATTGGCTTGGAGTCATCATGTAGTTTGTGGTTCACACAGTGAATAATTAGTGtgtttaaacattacagaatcTTTTGGCAACTGTGAGGCttacaaaaaaattaatatctGTAATTCCACACCCATTTATCAGAAGTTCAGTCAGCCCTGTGTAGTCATTCTTTAGTTGAGATGTCATGTATCATTTTTCCGAGGTCAAATTGTAATTTcccaaataaaaacatcagcatACAGGTTAAATTTTACATGCATGGGATTGTCGTCTGTTAATATAGcaaaaactgtaacatttaTAAGAAACCTCTATGTCATATTAACTAACTTTTCTGTATAATTTCACTAGAATAGATCAGTATGTCACACTTCCCTCTCTTCTCTATTCTTGTTTCGGTTCACGCACaagttttaagttgttttttgtttttctcttggtTAAAGATAATTTGTCACTTCCACTTAGGCTAAATCTGATCTAATTGAGGTGATGAATGCAATCAATTTGAACCACAATTCCATAAATTCATCCTGCTGTAAATGTGAGCAAATGACTCTTTCCTTTACGTAGATTTCATAAATGATTTTGAGCCAGCCTTCAGAATGTAACCAGATCTTTATTTCGCTTTTGCTTTccatgtatttgtatttgtcttcttTAGCTTGAATGTTCTGTGCTTGAATGTTCCcagaacacagaacacaatTAATGGTAATGATTAGCTACTGTTGGTCTATATAACCTCCAGCACTTTGTTCCTACTCTTTGGTGTCTTTTATGGTAggagtaataaaataaaagttaacatTTTTCTAACCGGATCCACTTCAAGTACGTGAAGCATTATTTTGGTTGagatttgtgtaattttttttgtgtaatttttattCCCCTGTAGATAGAACTATTTTGACTTCAAATTCTCATATGTCTTTAATGTGGTGGCTGTTTGCATCTGAGGCCTCTTGGAAGCCCTCATAAAGTCTGGATATGATTTCATACCTACCTTCTTGCTCCTATATTACAGAATCTAAGACATTTTCAGATGCTACTTTTCCTTTCTGTGAATATCAGTTATTATTTCTGTGAATGTATCTCTACAGACTTTAAGTTTGACAAAGGAGCAAGTTCTATTGCACcacatttgttttaaagtgttttacagAGAGGAAGATTTCACCGTCAAAGAAAACTTTGCCCTTGTGCTGACAATGACGTGATATCTCACCTTAACTACAGGCTGATCCTTTCCAGACAGTCTAATATCCTGTATTTTGGCTTCCTTTGCACTCCCTCTGTGTTATTTGTTGTCCCGCTTTAAAGCGGGTCAAGCTCAGTGACATTCTCTGACCTGTAATTGCTATAAGCTCAGGGTTAATGACTCAGCCACATCTCTTGTTTTGCGCAAAACATTTCACCGTGTCACCTGCTTTGTGTAATGCATGAACCTGTAGGGCTAAATGTGTATTTCTGAGTACTATTTGTGCACTCGTTTTTCACTCATTATGCGTGTACCATCAGTTATTATAGTGAATTTCCTGGTCAAGTGTGGCTTTGCCAGTGAACCAAAATAGCTACAAATGATCTTGTGTATTGCAAAAATATACGTCACCTTGTTATTTGGTGActgttaaaaatacattttgctgGTTTGTTCCAGGTCTTGCGGATGATGGTTGGAGTTAACATTTCAGATGAACAACTCGGCAGCATTGCTGATAGGACCATCCAGGAGGCTGACACAAACGGAGATAGCTGCATTTCCTTCAATGAGTTTATCAAGGCAAGCTTTGTGGTCAACATACATATTTGTActgttgtgttttcctttttaagCTAGCCACTGAACCATTGCTGCTAAACATAAAATGACATAACAGATGCTGTTTGAAGGattctttttaattaaaaactgacCACTACCATGTGCAGGTATATTTTTAGCATCTGAGGCCCCAGTGGTACACAAACTAGAACCCAGGACTGACcacagaaaagaaggaaaaatatatatatcaagcATGCATTTTACATAGCACAGCATGGTTTTCCAGTGGACAAAAATTTGATTGTGTATCTTTGTTAGTTATTAAGAGAGGATGAGGATGAAATACTTCCAGTTAATTCAAGCCTTGGTTTTCACAGTTTGATTTGTGTGGACATTTACAAGCAAGTTAAACTGTCTCAACCTCTAACTCTTCCAAAGACTTGGTTTAGTTAATATATAATGTGCTGTTTTCAGCTTATAGTGACAGTTAAAGGTGTTTTATGGCACCGCTGGACAAAAATGTCACACTATGTTGTAACATTGAGATTTAAATAGTTTGTGTGGGACTTATGTCGCAGTGGTGTAATGGGTGACCCAGCACCCAGGACAGGGGTGATGGTTAACTGAATTGGCAGGAGAGCTTAGACATGTTTTTTGGGATTGGTTTAAAACAGATGTTCTTTTAAGCCCCAGCTGCAAATGTAAACTTTAGAGCAGCACATTTTTCTGTAGTATAAActtgtcttgtttttgtttgtttattcgcAGGTCTTGGAAAAGGTGGATGTGGAACAGAAGATGAGCATCCGGTTCCTGCATTAAAGTTTCattattgttatcattttttttgtaatccTATTTAGAGTAGCCCTTGAACATGTCAGTTGATTTCAGGACACAATCTCATCCGGCTTCTCAACGAGCTGCTGTGGCCCACGCTATGGATTCATTCCTTTAGGCCAAGCATTGGGTGGATACCATAATAAATCTTGAGTTTCGGCCTTTGCACTGCTCTGTAAACAAAGGGAAAAGTTGCGTGCCTTGGGTTGTTTTATGCAATGTGActatgtatttttttcccccagtaatGATACATTATTTATTAGGAAACTTTTTAGAGGATCATAGTTATTACCACTTCTGTTCATTTTTcacatggaaaaataaatatttatagcaTGGCAGATTAACTTTTTGCTATGGCAGTGAGTAAGTTTATACGTTTAATCATGCTGCTCCACTGATATTTAGCCCATGCTGCATCTTTGTCCATATAAATATGCAAAGATTCAAATTTGTGTGATTCCACTTcaaaatgtcagtgtttttaatgcCATCATGATATTATGAATTGTTTCCTTTGAGCGAGCCAGACCAGCCAATCCGAGTTTGTCTCTTGAAGCAAAATCGGACTGACCTGTTCCTCGGGTTCTTGTGTAACTCACTGAAGTGTCTGGTTCCCCTTTGTAAGTTATTAGCTA encodes:
- the chp1 gene encoding calcineurin B homologous protein 1 produces the protein MGSRASRLLREEEIEEIKKETGFSHSQITRLYSRFTSLDKGENGTLSREDFQRIPELAINPLGDRIINAFFPEGEDQVNFRGFMRTLAHFRPIEDNEKNKNPSATEPLNSRTNKLLFAFRLYDLDRDDKISRDELLQVLRMMVGVNISDEQLGSIADRTIQEADTNGDSCISFNEFIKVLEKVDVEQKMSIRFLH